The window TTTAATCATTCTCATTCTTATGAATGCAACAAGTTGATAGTTTATCATGAAGATATTAATTAGTACTGTGATGTTGATTTGACTCACACTTACTACAAATGAATAAACAATCGAATCTATTTTTTCATGAGATGATTCTTAGATGATGATAAATGAACAGTTTCCCTAATAACGTTTATACAATAATAATGTCGTTATTATTGAAGGATCAATGGCTCACTCACAAGTATTATCCATGAAGGAAATACTAATTAAAGTCATGTATGTTTAGTAGTGTTCTAGCTCTGCTCAGTTTTCTATGCTAATATAGTCTTACAAACTGTTActcactttttttttggttggtgaTAGATGCTCATATTATTACTTTTAGCAAAACATGTAAACAATGTTTGATATATTTTATGCTACTTGAGCTACTTTTGCGCGCCACTGCATGCATTGTTGTGTGGTTATTTTCCCAAATTTATAGAAATTTAGTGCAaccagtgtttaaaatatcggtatTGGTGGAAATATAGATAgaaaattttgtgaaaatatcgatGGATATATCGTATATCCATTGCCTTCGATGGAAATGATAGAAATTTGTTCAAAAACatggaaatttaaaattattttttagggaaTGTCATATGAAGCCACAACACATGTATGAATCAAGAATTAATGATTGGATACTGTGTAAGCAATAAGTATGTGAtatgtgagaagaaaaacttcctTCTAATGACAAGTAATAAGATAAAGCATTTCATTAGAAAGAATAAAATATACATAACTTAATTGAAATTTTCGTCATGAAAGCAATACAAGTTTTATTGAAgtaaactaataccataaagaaagaatttaaaaaataaagaatacataggtgttaactacattgtgaaagatgaagaattggtacagaggaagaggaaggtgatagagagaaacaaaagaaattctagagagagagtttAAAGAGAGAAATATGATTTGTATTAACTCATTAAATAAAGATCACACACActgtttttataagagaaatCCTAACAACCTTACTAACTATATTACTAACTGTATTACACTTGTATCCTTAATAATAGGCTCATGGATATTTCGTGCAAACTTTTTGCAAATTGTCTGCAAACACTGAATATTTTctgaaaataccaaaaatatccAGGAAATTGACTGATTTCCGAAAATATCGCAGATATGAGATGAAGTTTAGACTTCACCCTCCCTTCTTTCCATATCGTTCCCTAAATTTTTGGATATTTCCTTGGAAATATCGAGCATATGCAGGATATTTCAAACATTGAGTGCAACAATATTTCATTTGTTCATATAGTTTTTATATATGCTGACTCATTTGGGACCTCGTCTATTTAcaacaagaaaattcaaattcaatgtTATGCATCAAATTATTTGGTCACCAACAGTCAGGATAATAAGTATCTTATGGTTTATTTTTCACAGTAGATTAGGAAAACACTCGcggaattttaagttttatagaAAACTACCGTAAGAGCTCAATTGATTTGTGAAATTCTTTTGGTGCCGTTCCCCTATAAAAATTCagtttttatctttcttttttttcttctataggACTGATCAGTTTGAAGGGTTCTTAAAGTGTAATGTTATCAAAAGCCCTTGTTTTGATAGCGCTGTTCACGTATGGTGACTTAAGTAGATTCGAGAATTTACTTAACCTCAATTGCATGAGGTTGGTCAATCAGTCCGTTTTGATGGTTATTAGGAAGTGTTTTTTTGCGTTAACTATTAGGCTGAGTTTTAAGTATTTATATAAGGTGAAATGTCCTAGATTTAGGCCAAGTGTATAACATACCAGGTATATTGATCTATTGGGCCTCTTTGCCAACAGCTCAAGCTCTGAGCTTTTAGGTTCAATGCTCTATATATAGCATGCTGCGTACATGTGTGAATAGTTGTTGATTATTGATAAGCTGTGTGATATGGTGCTGTTCAGGGGGCTTGGATTTAGCCAAGGTAATGCAAAAGATGCAGCTAACAATGTGATGGAGAAAGCTGGGGATGCAGCATCTACGGCCACAGATAGATTAAGAACAAGCACATTTGGAACACGTAATTATCAATTTATCATATTGTTTTCTGAGATGAAGTACTTAATTAGTCAATAAATAGTTCTTCAAACAAGTATAATTGATTTCATGCTTCTGGGTTTTACTTTCTGTTCTCCCTAAATGGATCATCATACTGTTACCTGATTTTGCAAATGGCAGCGGATGCAGGAAAGTTTGTTCATGACAGCTTTGACTCATCTATAAGAATGCCTACCGATAAGGTTGACAATGCCAAAGAGACGGTGAGAGGAGCAATGGATTCACGAATGGAGGGAGTAGCAAATGCCTATGGTGAGGCAAAAGATACAATGAATAAAGCTGTCGGTGCCGCTTCTGATAAGGCTCGTGAAGCAGTGGAGTATGGAAAAGAAACAGCTGTCAATGCATATAATACTGATAAAGTTGACAATGCCAAAGGGACGGTAAGAGGGGCAGTAGGATGTGGAGTGGACAGAGCAGCGAATGCCTATGGTGATGCAAAAAATACAATGAATAGCGCTATGGGTGTGGTTTCTGATAAGACTAATGATGCAATGGAGTATGGAAAACAAAGAGCCGCCGATGCATATAATACCAATAGAGTTGAGAATGCTAAAGAGACAGTGAAAGGGGCATTAGGTTCGGGAATGGACAAAGCTACAAATGCCTATGGAGAAGCAAAGAATACAATGAATAGGGCTATGGACACGGCTTCTGATAAGGCTAATGGTGCAGTGGAGTATGGAAAAGAAACAGCTGTCAATGCATATAGTAGCGATAGACTCGATAATGCCAAAGAGACGTTGAAAGGGGCAATGGGTTCCAGGACGGACAGAGCAGCGAATGCCTACGGTGAAGCAAAGAATACAGTAAATCGGGCAATGGATACGGTGTCTGACAAGACTAATGATGCAATGGAATATGGTAAAGAAAGAACTGCCAATACATATGATGGAGCCAAAGAGACGATGAACATGGCCTCAGATAAGGCCTATGATGCCAAAGAAAAGGTGGCGGGAGGAGTTGATTATGGAAGGGAAAGAGCAGTGAATTCTTATGATGAAGCGAAACAAAAGGTTGGGGAGTCATACTCGTCTGCTAAGGATAGTATGACTTCAAATGCCAAGGATAACTATGAGGCTGCCAAGGGAGGAATCGATTATGGAAGGGAAAGAGCAGCGGATGCATATGATGAAGCCCAACAAAAGGTTGGGGAGTCATACACGTCTGCTAAGGATAGCATGACTTCAAGTGCAAGGCAGAACTATGAGGCTGCAAAGGAGACCGCCTCGCAAGCTGCTGGTGATCTTGGGGCTACGATGAGGAATGCAGGTTCGGGGCAGTaaggaattaattaattttccgCTGGCTGATTCCATGAAGCCATCTGTGatcaatatatatgttttttcttaGTAGCTAGGAAAATGTTGGGAGTTTTGTGGTAAGTTATATATGTTTCTTGTTTTCTCATACTCTGCCTTTTAGAGTACGTGTATTAttctaaaatcaattttgaacCTGTATGCATCCGAAGAACTTGAGTTTTGTGTCTTTATATATCATATAGATTCTCTTATTAACATGCAAGATCATTTGTCTCCTCAATAGATTCATAACAAGATAGGTTCTTCGAAGTCCCGAGTCCAAGTGGCTAAATCAGTGTCTTCCCATCTGTCTCTggtttaagtttgaatttctttACGCGTAGTTAGTAACTTGGAATGTatataaaatagaaattaatatattttatatacgTAGTTAGTGACTTGGAATGAATGTATTTTATAGTAGACAAGCATATGTATATTTGCGTACagcaacattaaataacatggggcatagtatgtatatttttccCCAATATATATGGCCTCCCTATACTCCCTAGTAAGTCTTCATCTCTCCGATTCATGCATGTGCTAGCTTTTCTTGTTTGTCTTCCATATTATTATAGTCAGCATGGATAAGGTAGAGAGGGGAGTT of the Pyrus communis chromosome 1, drPyrComm1.1, whole genome shotgun sequence genome contains:
- the LOC137713859 gene encoding late embryogenesis abundant protein, group 3-like — protein: MEGVANAYGEAKDTMNKAVGAASDKAREAVEYGKETAVNAYNTDKVDNAKGTVRGAVGCGVDRAANAYGDAKNTMNSAMGVVSDKTNDAMEYGKQRAADAYNTNRVENAKETVKGALGSGMDKATNAYGEAKNTMNRAMDTASDKANGAVEYGKETAVNAYSSDRLDNAKETLKGAMGSRTDRAANAYGEAKNTVNRAMDTVSDKTNDAMEYGKERTANTYDGAKETMNMASDKAYDAKEKVAGGVDYGRERAVNSYDEAKQKVGESYSSAKDSMTSNAKDNYEAAKGGIDYGRERAADAYDEAQQKVGESYTSAKDSMTSSARQNYEAAKETASQAAGDLGATMRNAGSGQ